A DNA window from Naumovozyma dairenensis CBS 421 chromosome 7, complete genome contains the following coding sequences:
- the CDC4 gene encoding SCF ubiquitin ligase complex subunit CDC4 (similar to Saccharomyces cerevisiae CDC4 (YFL009W); ancestral locus Anc_8.67) produces the protein MNRNTPEYPLRDIPVPYLYRLRRRPRKTDILSTNNHPILQDHSISSNSSNLAESQNSNGTTKTTNHFQNNNNNNNDSTTNSSEIMGLSFKRSRDSDIRTILPSNSQEQQSNNIINYRTNQNITKKIKNNNNNNNDDDDDDEDDIDDMMSNKRVKLQDLTPSQMMIPIIPTSLNVDTDTVINNNTLPNVSLDTSRTHLTHILVNTANRVAVATTPTTRTNTDGGASLTTVTIMTGTTASNTTTSTTNTVNGYTSLSEDALPLSPTATSGMNTPRTQHHESTESDDCDMIVDTNGNRNNNNNTTTNNNNALDLNMLVTNTNNNDEYLLTENLYNNLKNQLTPIQYKNLIFKIISNLNRTELSDMNSLLNNNLKRDIISSLPIELSIKILKNLPYQDIFKCLQVCPHWNKIINNTPMLWKNLLLNESFLNNHDNNNTNENNSSQIYKKLFYSNLKVLKNWYNPNFKPQRTTLLGHSTSVVTCLQFEDDYVITGADDRQLRIYDSKKKIFLKELSGHEGGVWALKYDEDGIIVSGSTDRTVRVWDIKRGCCTHVFKGHTSTVRCLEIVTYKNIKYIVTGSRDNTLHVWKLVREDNRSIDELPLIFNTPEENPYFVGVLRGHMASVRTISGHGNIIISGSYDNNLMVWDIAQMKCIYLLIGHTDRIYSTIYDHQRKRCISASMDSTIKIWDLENIWNNGVCSVVTISATPCTRINGPMMTLQGHTALVGLLRLSDKYLVSAAADGSLRGWDSNDYSRKFSYHHNNLSAITTFFMNDNILVSGSEGQFNIYNLRTGSLVHSDLLKDSDQIWSVNFKGSLLVAAVEKDGESYIEMLDFNIPERSASPLQRQQLFQEQEDGEINHHSSNNQSNTNIDSMSIIMDSNSNSNSNI, from the coding sequence ATGAATAGAAATACTCCAGAATACCCTCTTCGTGATATACCAGTTCCTTACCTTTATCGTTTAAGAAGAAGACCTAGGAAAACAGATATTCTCTCTACAAATAATCATCCGATATTGCAGGAccattcaatttcatcaaattcatcaaatttgGCAGAATCACAAAACTCAAATGgaacaacaaaaacaacgaatcattttcagaataataataataataataatgatagtaCCACCAATAGTTCTGAAATTATGGGTTTAAGTTTTAAAAGAAGTAGAGATTCAGATATTAGAACTATTTTACCGTCAAATAGTCAAGAACAGCAATCGAATAATATCATAAATTATAGaacaaatcaaaatattactaaaaaaatcaagaacaataacaataataataatgatgatgatgatgatgatgaggacgatattgatgatatgaTGTCTAATAAAAGAGTAAAATTGCAAGATTTAACCCCATCacaaatgatgataccTATCATTCCGACTTCATTAAATGTCGATACTGATACTGTGatcaacaataatactCTTCCTAATGTCTCTTTAGATACTTCAAGAACTCATTTGACTCATATATTAGTTAATACTGCTAATAGAGTTGCAGTCGCAACTACTCCCACAACGAGAACTAATACTGATGGAGGTGCTTCTCTAACCACTGTAACAATTATGACAGGAACAACAGCGTCTAATACTACCACTAGTACGACTAATACGGTCAATGGCTATACTTCCTTATCAGAAGATGCATTACCGTTATCTCCAACTGCAACATCCGGAATGAATACCCCACGAACACAACATCATGAAAGCACTGAATCAGATGACTGTGATATGATTGTTGATACTAATGGAAATagaaataacaataataatactactacgaataataataatgcttTAGACCTCAATATGCTAGTCAcaaataccaataataatgatgaatatttattaacgGAAAATTTATACAATAATCTTAAAAATCAACTAACACCAATACAATATAAgaatttaattttcaaaataatttccaatttaaacAGAACAGAACTATCAGATATGAActcattattaaataataatttgaaaagagatataatatcatcattacccattgaattatcaattaaaatcttgaaaaatttaccttatcaagatatttttaaatgtCTTCAAGTTTGTCCTCATTGGAATAAAATCATAAATAATACACCAATGTTatggaaaaatttattattaaatgaaagTTTCTTAAACAatcatgataataataatacgaatgaaaataattcatcacAAATTtataagaaattattttattctaACTTgaaagttttgaaaaattggtataatccaaattttaAACCACAAAGAACAACATTATTAGGACATTCCACTAGCGTAGTAACATGTTTAcaatttgaagatgattatGTAATAACTGGGGCAGATGATAGACAATTAAGAATATATGAttccaaaaagaaaatcttTCTTAAGGAATTAAGTGGTCATGAAGGTGGTGTTTGGGCATTAAaatatgatgaagatggtaTTATAGTATCAGGTTCTACAGATAGGACAGTCCGTGTTTGGGATATTAAACGTGGTTGTTGTACACATGTATTTAAAGGTCATACTTCTACTGTTAGATGTTTAGAAATTGTCACgtataaaaatattaaatatattgttaCTGGTTCAAGAGATAATACTTTACATGTATGGAAATTAGTTCGTGAAGATAATAGATCCATTGATGAATTACcattaattttcaatactCCTGAGGAAAATCCTTATTTTGTTGGTGTATTAAGAGGTCATATGGCATCTGTTAGAACTATATCTGGTCATgggaatattattattagtggatcttatgataataatttgatggTTTGGGATATTGCTCAAATGAAATGTATTTATCTTTTAATTGGTCATACAGATAGAATATATTCTACAATATATGATCATCAAAGGAAACGATGTATTTCAGCAAGTATGGATTCAACAATTAAGATTTGGGatcttgaaaatatttggaataatGGAGTTTGTAGTGTAGTAACCATTTCTGCTACACCATGTACAAGAATTAATGGTCCTATGATGACATTGCAAGGACATACAGCACTTGTTGGattattaagattatctgataaatatttagtTAGTGCTGCTGCAGATGGTTCATTAAGAGGTTGGGATTCAAACGATTACTcaagaaaattttcttatcatcataataatttgagTGCAATTACAACTTTTTTCatgaatgataatattcttGTAAGTGGATCTGAAGGGcaattcaatatttataatttaaGGACAGGTTCTTTAGTTCATTCAGATTTACTAAAGGATTCAGATCAAATTTGGTCAGTTAATTTTAAAGGATCATTATTAGTTGCAGCAGTTGAAAAGGATGGAGAATCATATATTGAAATGTTAGATTTCAATATACCTGAAAGATCTGCATCACCACTTCAACGACAACAACTTTtccaagaacaagaagatgGGGAAATAAATCACCATAGTAGTAATAATCAATCAAATACTAATATTGATAGTATGTCAATTATCATGGACTCAAATTCCAACTCTAATTCCAATATATGA